In a single window of the Rhizobiaceae bacterium genome:
- the guaB gene encoding IMP dehydrogenase produces the protein MANIIETSTGQLALTFDDVLLQPGHSEVMPGETDVGTRIAGDIELNLPILSAAMDTVTESRLAIAMAQAGGIGVIHRNMTPSEQAEQVRQVKKFESGMVVNPVTIGPDASLAEALALMKSHGISGIPVVRGNGGAPGKLVGILTNRDVRFASDPGQKVSELMTRDNLVTVRESVDQNEAKRLLHAHRIEKLLVVDTDGNCVGLITVKDIEKSQLNPHASKDAQGRLRVAAATSVGEDGLERAERLIDAGVDLLVIDTAHGHSQRVLDAVARAKKISNSVRILAGNVATPDGTRALIDAGADSVKVGIGPGSICTTRIVAGVGVPQLSAIMGAVEVADRANISVIADGGIKFSGDLAKALAAGARAAMIGSLLAGTDESPGEVYLHQGRSFKAYRGMGSVGAMARGSADRYFQAEVRDTLKLVPEGIEGQVPYKGPVAGVLHQLAGGLKAAMGYVGANDLASFRERATFVRISNAGLRESHAHDVTITRESPNYPGA, from the coding sequence ATGGCGAACATCATCGAAACTTCAACAGGTCAACTCGCCCTGACTTTCGATGACGTCCTTCTACAACCCGGCCATTCCGAAGTCATGCCGGGCGAAACCGATGTCGGCACGCGAATCGCGGGCGACATCGAGCTCAACCTGCCGATCCTGTCTGCCGCGATGGACACCGTCACTGAATCCCGCCTGGCCATTGCGATGGCGCAGGCCGGCGGCATCGGCGTGATCCATCGCAACATGACGCCTTCGGAGCAGGCCGAGCAGGTGCGGCAGGTCAAGAAGTTCGAGTCGGGCATGGTGGTGAACCCTGTCACCATCGGGCCGGATGCGTCGCTGGCCGAGGCGCTGGCCTTGATGAAGTCACACGGCATTTCCGGTATTCCCGTCGTGCGCGGCAATGGCGGTGCGCCGGGCAAACTCGTCGGCATCCTCACAAATCGCGACGTGCGCTTTGCCTCCGATCCCGGCCAGAAGGTTTCGGAGCTAATGACCCGCGACAATCTTGTGACGGTGCGCGAGTCGGTCGACCAGAACGAAGCGAAGCGATTGCTGCACGCGCACCGCATCGAAAAGCTGCTCGTCGTCGACACGGACGGCAATTGCGTCGGCCTGATTACGGTCAAGGATATCGAGAAGTCGCAGCTCAACCCCCATGCCTCAAAGGATGCGCAGGGCCGCCTGCGCGTGGCCGCCGCCACCAGCGTGGGCGAGGACGGGTTGGAGCGGGCGGAGCGCCTGATCGACGCCGGGGTTGACCTGCTCGTCATCGACACCGCGCATGGCCACTCCCAGCGCGTTCTCGACGCTGTCGCGCGCGCCAAGAAGATTTCCAACTCCGTGCGCATACTTGCGGGCAATGTCGCCACGCCTGACGGAACCCGCGCGCTGATCGATGCCGGTGCCGATAGCGTGAAGGTCGGCATCGGGCCGGGTTCGATCTGCACCACGCGCATCGTGGCCGGTGTCGGCGTGCCACAGCTTTCAGCGATCATGGGCGCCGTTGAGGTTGCGGACAGGGCAAATATCTCGGTGATTGCCGACGGCGGAATCAAGTTCTCCGGCGATCTCGCCAAGGCGTTGGCCGCCGGGGCGCGGGCCGCCATGATCGGCTCGCTGCTTGCAGGCACGGATGAAAGCCCCGGCGAGGTTTACCTGCATCAGGGGCGCTCCTTCAAGGCGTATCGCGGCATGGGGTCCGTCGGTGCGATGGCGCGCGGTTCGGCGGACCGCTATTTCCAGGCCGAGGTTCGCGACACGCTGAAACTCGTGCCGGAGGGTATCGAGGGGCAGGTGCCCTACAAGGGGCCGGTTGCAGGCGTGCTGCACCAGCTTGCGGGCGGCCTGAAAGCGGCGATGGGTTATGTGGGCGCCAACGACCTTGCGTCGTTCCGCGAGCGGGCCACGTTCGTTCGCATATCCAATGCGGGGCTTCGCGAAAGCCATGCCCATGACGTGACGATCACCCGCGAAAGCCCGAACTACCCGGGGGCTTGA
- a CDS encoding MAPEG family protein, producing the protein MNPVAIFWPVIAQAALTFIVYALLGLRRRRAIATGEVKAGQFKLRGVDPESTAAVSNNLMNQFEVPVLFYVVCICLYVTVGVNLVVLVLAWLFVLSRYLHAWIHLTGNNVIHRFNAFGFGLMVLVVMWIAFAIHLLTA; encoded by the coding sequence ATGAACCCGGTCGCGATCTTCTGGCCGGTTATCGCGCAGGCCGCATTGACGTTTATCGTCTATGCCCTGCTTGGCCTGCGCCGCCGCCGCGCCATTGCGACGGGAGAGGTGAAGGCGGGTCAGTTCAAGCTGCGCGGTGTTGATCCCGAATCGACAGCGGCGGTTTCAAACAATCTGATGAACCAGTTTGAAGTGCCGGTGCTTTTCTATGTCGTGTGCATTTGCCTTTACGTCACGGTGGGCGTCAACCTTGTCGTGCTTGTGCTGGCGTGGTTGTTCGTCCTGTCCCGCTATCTCCACGCATGGATACATCTCACCGGCAACAACGTCATTCATCGCTTCAATGCGTTCGGCTTCGGCCTGATGGTCCTTGTCGTCATGTGGATTGCGTTCGCGATCCACTTGCTGACGGCGTAA
- the rnd gene encoding ribonuclease D has translation MHLVTTQAELESVIEQFSKSDFVTVDTEFIRETTFWPELCLIQMAVPDATALIDPMAPGIDLAPFFALMANESVTKVFHAARQDIEIVFNLGRLIPHPVFDTQVAAMVCGFGESISYDQLVQRITGTHLDKSSRFTDWRQRPLSDKQLTYALADVTYLIEVYKYLEAELKREDRAHWVNEEMDVLTARETYDPHPEDAWKRLKMRFRKPQELAVVQHVAAWREREARERNVPRQRIIKDDVIYEIAQQQPRDGAALGRLRTIPKGWERSSTAVALMEAVNAALALPKESLPRLPRSPASPEGSNAAAELLKVLLRLTAEKEGVAPKLLASSDELDRIAAEGEQADVPAMHGWRREVFGERALKLVRGEIALKFENRKIVTVE, from the coding sequence ATGCACCTCGTCACCACTCAAGCAGAGCTCGAATCCGTCATCGAGCAATTCAGCAAGTCCGACTTCGTTACCGTCGATACGGAATTTATCCGGGAAACGACCTTCTGGCCGGAACTGTGCCTTATCCAGATGGCCGTTCCGGATGCCACGGCTCTGATCGATCCGATGGCGCCCGGCATCGACCTCGCCCCGTTCTTTGCCCTGATGGCGAACGAGTCCGTCACCAAGGTCTTTCATGCCGCGCGCCAGGACATCGAGATCGTGTTCAATCTGGGCCGCCTCATTCCCCATCCGGTTTTCGACACGCAGGTGGCGGCCATGGTCTGCGGCTTTGGCGAAAGCATTTCCTACGACCAGCTCGTGCAGCGCATCACCGGCACGCATCTCGACAAGTCGTCGCGTTTCACCGACTGGCGGCAGCGCCCCCTGTCCGACAAGCAACTGACCTACGCGCTTGCGGACGTAACCTACCTGATCGAGGTGTACAAATATCTCGAAGCCGAATTGAAGCGTGAGGACCGTGCCCATTGGGTGAACGAGGAAATGGACGTGCTGACGGCGCGCGAGACCTACGACCCACACCCCGAGGACGCATGGAAGCGGCTCAAGATGCGCTTCCGCAAGCCGCAGGAACTGGCGGTGGTCCAGCATGTGGCCGCATGGCGCGAACGGGAGGCACGCGAGCGCAACGTGCCGCGCCAGCGCATCATCAAGGACGACGTGATCTACGAAATCGCGCAGCAGCAGCCGCGCGACGGCGCAGCACTTGGCCGGTTGCGCACGATCCCGAAGGGCTGGGAACGCTCGTCCACCGCCGTCGCGCTGATGGAAGCGGTCAATGCCGCCCTCGCCCTGCCCAAGGAGAGCCTGCCGCGCCTGCCGCGTTCGCCCGCCTCACCGGAAGGATCGAATGCGGCTGCCGAATTGCTCAAGGTGCTGCTCAGGCTGACCGCCGAAAAGGAAGGCGTCGCGCCGAAGCTGCTGGCTTCTTCCGATGAACTGGACCGCATCGCCGCCGAAGGCGAACAGGCCGACGTTCCCGCCATGCATGGCTGGCGTCGCGAGGTGTTCGGCGAACGTGCGCTGAAACTGGTTCGCGGCGAGATTGCGCTAAAATTCGAGAACCGGAAGATCGTGACGGTCGAATAG
- a CDS encoding MFS transporter yields the protein MSSLRPLIPLLIAAGILLGGNGLQGTLIALRGAMEGFSPATIGFMGTAYFGGFLLGCLAITRILKSVGHVRSFSALAATASAGTLLLILVVDPVMWSVVRFATGFCFAGLFTVMESWLNSGVSNHDRARVLALYRIVDIGSVTGAQFLIPIFGADGFTIFAIMSIMITMSLVPVSLADRSNPTPPEDVKLDLGRAWRISPLAAIGCIAVGMTNSAFRTLSPVYAEQIGMSVTDVVTFVSVGIIGGAIIQYPLGYLSDRWDRRRVLLVTCFGALLSSLAIAFFAGADPLANFVLVFIFGSFAMPLFSLSAAHANDRAERHEFVLVNAALMLFYSFGAIGGPIVASYAMQAWGPAWLFTFSAIIYVLLIAVIVYRMRVRAPAPEGHRSDFVALLRTSTIFAKLAKRSGRNGRHN from the coding sequence ATGTCCTCCTTACGCCCTCTCATTCCACTCCTGATCGCCGCGGGCATATTGCTCGGTGGCAATGGTTTGCAGGGCACGCTGATTGCGCTGCGCGGGGCGATGGAGGGGTTTTCGCCCGCCACAATCGGCTTCATGGGAACCGCCTATTTCGGCGGCTTCCTGCTCGGTTGCCTGGCCATTACCCGCATCCTCAAGTCGGTCGGCCATGTTCGCAGCTTCTCGGCGCTCGCCGCCACCGCGTCGGCGGGAACGCTGCTGCTGATTCTGGTCGTCGACCCGGTCATGTGGTCGGTGGTGCGCTTCGCCACCGGCTTCTGCTTCGCGGGCCTGTTCACGGTCATGGAAAGCTGGCTGAACTCCGGCGTTTCAAACCACGACCGCGCGCGTGTGCTTGCGCTCTATCGCATCGTGGACATCGGCTCGGTGACCGGCGCGCAGTTCTTGATCCCGATCTTCGGCGCGGACGGCTTCACCATCTTCGCCATCATGTCGATCATGATCACCATGTCGCTCGTGCCGGTCTCCCTTGCGGACCGATCCAACCCCACACCCCCGGAGGACGTCAAACTCGACCTCGGTCGCGCATGGCGCATTTCCCCGCTTGCGGCAATCGGCTGCATCGCGGTCGGCATGACCAACAGCGCGTTCCGCACCTTGAGCCCCGTCTATGCCGAACAGATCGGCATGTCCGTCACCGATGTCGTGACATTCGTCAGTGTCGGCATCATCGGCGGTGCGATCATCCAGTATCCGCTCGGCTATTTGTCCGACCGCTGGGACCGTCGCCGGGTGCTTCTGGTGACCTGCTTCGGCGCGTTGCTGTCATCCCTCGCAATCGCGTTTTTCGCGGGCGCCGATCCGCTGGCGAATTTCGTGCTGGTGTTCATCTTCGGCTCGTTTGCGATGCCGCTGTTTTCGCTCTCCGCAGCGCACGCGAACGACCGGGCGGAGCGGCACGAGTTCGTGCTGGTCAACGCAGCGCTGATGCTCTTCTATTCATTCGGCGCAATTGGCGGACCGATCGTCGCGTCCTATGCCATGCAGGCATGGGGACCCGCCTGGCTTTTCACCTTCAGCGCCATCATCTATGTTCTGCTGATTGCGGTCATCGTCTACCGCATGCGGGTGCGCGCTCCCGCACCTGAAGGCCACCGGAGCGACTTTGTCGCATTGCTGCGCACCTCAACGATATTTGCAAAGCTCGCGAAAAGAAGTGGACGCAATGGCCGACATAACTGA
- the aspS gene encoding aspartate--tRNA ligase yields the protein MHRYRSHTCAQLRKSDAGSTVRLSGWVHRVRDHGGLLFIDLRDHYGITQIVADPDSPCFKVAETVRGEWVVRVDGEVKARADEAVNPNLPTGEIEVFGRDMEILSAAKELPLPVFGEPDYPEDIRLKYRFLDLRRDTLHKNIVARTKIIAEMRRRMADAGFTEYSTPILTASSPEGARDFLVPSRIHPGNFYALPQAPQQYKQLIMVSGFDRYFQIAPCFRDEDPRADRLPGEFYQLDLEMSFVEQDDVLATMEPVLRGVFETFAEGKPVTQTFPRIPYDVAMRKYGSDKPDLRNPIVMESVSEHFAGSGFKVFANILANDPKAEVWAIPAKSGGSRAFCDRMNSWAQGEGQPGLGYIFWRKEGDKLEGAGPIAKNIGEERTEAIRRQLGLADGDAAFFVAGDPKKFVKFAGDARIRVGEDLNLVDRDRFELCWIVDFPFYEWNEEEKKIDFGHNPFSMPQGGIDALNGQDPLSIKAFQYDMVCNGFEIASGGIRNHLPETMVKAFELVGLDRATVEERFGGLYRAFQYGAPPHGGMAAGIDRIIMLLVGARNLREVTMFPMNQQAFDLLMNAPAPATPAQLRELALRVAVPAKKEE from the coding sequence ATGCATCGCTACCGCAGCCACACCTGCGCACAATTGAGGAAATCGGACGCCGGTAGCACCGTGCGTCTTTCGGGCTGGGTCCATCGCGTGCGCGATCATGGCGGGCTATTGTTCATCGACCTGCGCGATCACTACGGCATCACGCAGATCGTCGCGGACCCGGATTCGCCTTGTTTCAAGGTGGCGGAAACGGTGCGCGGCGAGTGGGTCGTCCGCGTTGACGGCGAGGTCAAGGCGCGCGCCGACGAGGCTGTGAATCCCAACCTGCCGACCGGCGAGATCGAGGTTTTCGGGCGCGACATGGAAATCCTGTCGGCGGCAAAGGAACTGCCGCTGCCAGTGTTCGGCGAGCCGGATTATCCCGAGGACATCCGCCTGAAATACCGCTTCCTCGACCTGCGCCGCGACACGCTGCACAAGAATATCGTGGCGCGCACGAAGATCATCGCCGAAATGCGCAGGCGCATGGCCGATGCGGGCTTCACCGAATATTCGACGCCGATTCTCACCGCCTCGTCGCCGGAAGGCGCGCGCGATTTCCTCGTTCCGTCGCGCATTCATCCGGGCAATTTCTACGCCCTGCCGCAGGCTCCGCAGCAATACAAGCAGCTCATCATGGTGTCGGGCTTCGATCGCTATTTCCAGATCGCACCCTGCTTCCGCGACGAGGACCCGCGCGCCGACCGCCTGCCGGGTGAGTTCTACCAGCTCGACCTCGAAATGAGCTTCGTCGAGCAGGACGACGTGCTGGCGACGATGGAGCCCGTGCTGCGCGGGGTGTTCGAAACCTTTGCCGAGGGCAAGCCGGTCACGCAGACTTTTCCGCGCATTCCCTACGATGTCGCCATGCGCAAATACGGCTCCGACAAGCCCGATCTGCGCAATCCGATCGTCATGGAAAGCGTGTCGGAACATTTCGCCGGCTCCGGCTTCAAGGTGTTCGCAAACATCCTCGCCAACGACCCCAAGGCGGAAGTCTGGGCGATCCCGGCGAAGTCGGGCGGCTCGCGCGCCTTCTGCGACCGCATGAACTCATGGGCGCAAGGCGAGGGCCAGCCCGGCCTCGGCTATATCTTCTGGCGCAAGGAAGGCGATAAACTGGAAGGCGCCGGTCCTATCGCCAAGAACATCGGCGAGGAGCGCACCGAGGCGATCCGCCGGCAGCTTGGGCTTGCCGACGGCGATGCGGCCTTTTTCGTCGCGGGCGATCCGAAGAAGTTCGTGAAGTTCGCAGGCGATGCGCGCATCCGGGTTGGGGAAGACCTCAACCTTGTTGACCGCGACCGCTTCGAGTTGTGCTGGATCGTCGATTTCCCGTTCTACGAATGGAACGAGGAAGAGAAGAAGATCGATTTCGGCCACAACCCGTTCTCCATGCCGCAGGGCGGCATAGACGCACTGAACGGGCAGGACCCGTTGTCCATCAAGGCGTTCCAGTACGACATGGTCTGCAACGGCTTCGAGATCGCCTCGGGCGGCATCCGCAACCATCTGCCGGAAACCATGGTCAAGGCGTTTGAACTGGTCGGGTTGGACCGCGCCACCGTCGAGGAGCGCTTCGGCGGGCTTTACCGCGCGTTCCAGTATGGCGCGCCGCCGCATGGCGGCATGGCCGCCGGCATCGACCGCATCATCATGCTGCTCGTCGGCGCGCGCAATCTGCGCGAGGTGACCATGTTCCCGATGAACCAGCAGGCGTTCGACTTGCTGATGAACGCACCCGCACCGGCCACACCGGCGCAGTTGCGCGAGCTTGCGCTGCGCGTCGCGGTGCCTGCGAAGAAGGAAGAATAG
- the ttcA gene encoding tRNA 2-thiocytidine(32) synthetase TtcA, translated as MQEELSVLEADCHPLFLQTPPSVEFNKLRKRLLRHARQAIEDFAMVNPGERWLVALSGGKDSYGLLALLLDLKWRGLLPVDLLACNLDQGQPNFPKHILPDFLNRHGIPHRIEYRDTYSIVTEKLPESATYCSLCSRLRRGHLYRVAREEECSALVLGHHREDILETFFMNLFHGGRLAAMPPKLLNDESDVMVLRPLAYAAEADLSKFADAMRFPIIPCDLCGSQDGLQRTAMKAMLDEIEHRMPGRKDTMIRALTNVRPSHLLDRKLFDFAGLETSVPAKEDAV; from the coding sequence ATGCAGGAAGAACTTTCTGTTCTCGAAGCGGATTGCCATCCGCTCTTCCTGCAAACGCCGCCTTCCGTCGAATTCAACAAGTTGCGCAAGCGCTTGCTGCGCCATGCACGACAGGCCATCGAGGATTTCGCGATGGTCAATCCGGGCGAGCGCTGGCTTGTCGCGCTTTCGGGCGGCAAGGATTCCTACGGGCTGCTCGCGCTGTTGCTCGACCTCAAATGGCGCGGGCTGCTGCCGGTCGATCTGCTCGCCTGCAATCTCGACCAGGGCCAGCCCAATTTTCCAAAGCACATCCTGCCCGATTTCCTGAACCGCCATGGCATCCCGCACCGCATCGAATATCGGGACACCTATTCCATCGTGACCGAAAAGCTGCCCGAGAGCGCGACCTATTGCTCGCTCTGCTCGCGGCTGCGGCGCGGTCATCTCTATCGCGTTGCGCGGGAGGAGGAGTGTTCGGCGCTGGTGCTTGGCCATCACCGCGAGGACATCCTCGAAACCTTCTTCATGAACCTCTTCCACGGTGGGCGGCTGGCGGCGATGCCGCCGAAGCTGCTCAACGACGAAAGCGATGTCATGGTGCTGCGCCCGCTCGCCTATGCGGCGGAAGCCGACCTGTCGAAATTCGCGGACGCGATGCGCTTCCCGATCATCCCTTGCGATCTGTGCGGCAGCCAGGACGGGCTGCAACGCACCGCCATGAAGGCGATGCTGGATGAGATCGAGCATCGCATGCCGGGCCGCAAGGACACGATGATCCGCGCCCTGACCAATGTACGCCCGAGCCATCTGCTGGACCGCAAACTGTTCGATTTCGCAGGACTGGAAACATCCGTTCCCGCAAAGGAAGATGCCGTATGA
- a CDS encoding inositol monophosphatase family protein, which yields MTFRETEIDWLCALIAEAATTEIMPRFRRLSADQIREKTSALDVVTDADVNAERRMTAALHLRFPDALVVGEETCAENPGLLNGLRGAPLAFVIDPVDGTYNFSAGVAPFGVMMAVVVNGETVAGIIHDPLGDDWAIGVKGAGSRLRGGGVETPLRVADPAPVDEMVGNVGWQSMPEPSRSVLARNASKVLGTFAYRCAAQEYRLLASGYGHFAIYHRLMPWDHLPGLLIHSEAGGYSARFDGSPYVPGDTGGGLIVAPDHSAWKALRQELWAE from the coding sequence ATGACGTTCAGAGAGACGGAAATCGATTGGCTCTGTGCGCTGATTGCCGAAGCCGCGACAACCGAGATCATGCCGCGCTTTCGTCGCCTCTCGGCGGACCAGATTCGCGAAAAGACCTCGGCGCTCGACGTGGTGACGGATGCCGATGTGAATGCGGAGCGCCGCATGACCGCAGCCCTGCACTTGCGCTTTCCGGATGCGCTGGTGGTCGGAGAGGAGACCTGCGCCGAAAATCCCGGCCTGCTGAACGGGTTGCGCGGAGCGCCGCTTGCCTTCGTGATCGACCCGGTGGACGGCACTTACAATTTCTCGGCTGGCGTTGCGCCGTTCGGCGTGATGATGGCGGTCGTGGTGAATGGCGAAACCGTGGCAGGCATCATCCACGATCCGCTTGGCGATGACTGGGCCATCGGCGTCAAGGGCGCGGGAAGCCGCCTGCGCGGAGGCGGGGTGGAAACGCCGTTGCGCGTCGCCGATCCCGCCCCTGTCGACGAAATGGTCGGAAATGTCGGCTGGCAGTCGATGCCGGAACCGTCGCGGTCCGTGCTGGCGCGAAATGCCAGCAAGGTACTCGGCACCTTTGCCTATCGCTGCGCGGCGCAGGAATACAGGCTGCTTGCGTCCGGCTACGGACATTTCGCGATCTACCACAGGCTCATGCCGTGGGATCATCTTCCCGGCCTGCTCATCCACAGCGAAGCAGGCGGCTATAGTGCGCGTTTCGACGGCAGCCCCTATGTTCCGGGCGATACGGGCGGTGGCTTGATCGTGGCCCCGGACCACAGCGCGTGGAAGGCGCTGCGGCAGGAGCTTTGGGCGGAATAG
- a CDS encoding multidrug effflux MFS transporter, translated as MDQHSSPQAQAVFAIPRWEFIAICAGLMALNALAIDIMLPGLQQIGASLGVENENHRQYVISAYFGGMAAALLLFGPLSDRFGRRKPLLVGLTIYIFAALCAAFAPTFETLLTMRFIQGVGAASTRVIAVSMVRDRFGGRAMAEVMSLIFMVFMIIPVLAPSVGQLVMLFAEWHMIFVVMAVIASTITAWTFFRMPETQHPEDRRSIELRSILQGFGIVLSNRIALGYTFASTIIFGALFGFVNSAQQIYVGIYQLGVWFPVVFAGIAGMMAFSSFLNSRLVGKFGMRRLSHGALTGFIVVSLIWLVWSLTGPVPLPVFVVLFGAAMFQFGWIGSNFNAIAMEPLGHIAGTAASIQGFMQTLGGGLIGAFIGQQFDGTVTPLAAGFAGVGLIGLTMVFIAERGKLFHSYSAPIPNQAAPEVH; from the coding sequence ATGGACCAACATAGCAGTCCCCAGGCGCAGGCGGTCTTCGCCATACCTCGCTGGGAATTCATAGCGATTTGTGCCGGTCTCATGGCGCTGAATGCGCTCGCCATCGATATCATGCTTCCCGGTCTCCAGCAGATCGGGGCCAGCCTCGGCGTCGAAAATGAGAACCACCGGCAATATGTGATCTCGGCCTATTTCGGCGGCATGGCCGCAGCGCTGCTGTTGTTTGGCCCGCTTTCCGACCGCTTCGGACGGCGCAAGCCGCTTCTTGTCGGATTGACAATCTACATATTCGCCGCGCTGTGCGCTGCCTTTGCACCGACCTTCGAGACATTGCTGACCATGCGCTTCATCCAGGGCGTCGGCGCGGCGTCCACGCGCGTCATTGCCGTCTCGATGGTCCGCGACCGCTTCGGCGGTCGCGCAATGGCTGAAGTCATGTCGCTTATCTTCATGGTTTTCATGATTATTCCGGTCCTTGCGCCGAGTGTTGGCCAGCTCGTCATGCTGTTCGCCGAATGGCACATGATCTTCGTGGTCATGGCCGTGATCGCATCCACGATCACCGCATGGACGTTCTTCCGCATGCCGGAGACGCAGCATCCGGAAGATCGACGCTCGATAGAACTGCGCTCGATCCTGCAAGGATTCGGCATCGTGCTCTCGAACCGCATCGCGCTCGGCTACACCTTTGCCTCGACGATTATTTTCGGGGCGCTGTTCGGCTTCGTCAATTCGGCCCAGCAGATCTATGTGGGCATATACCAACTGGGCGTCTGGTTCCCGGTCGTGTTTGCCGGAATTGCCGGGATGATGGCGTTTTCATCCTTTCTCAATTCACGGCTGGTTGGCAAATTCGGCATGCGCCGGCTGTCGCACGGCGCGCTGACGGGCTTTATTGTGGTCAGCCTGATCTGGTTGGTGTGGTCTCTAACAGGTCCGGTCCCCCTGCCGGTCTTCGTCGTGCTCTTTGGAGCCGCCATGTTCCAGTTCGGCTGGATCGGCTCGAACTTCAACGCGATTGCGATGGAGCCTCTCGGCCACATTGCCGGGACGGCGGCCTCGATCCAGGGTTTCATGCAGACGCTGGGCGGCGGGCTGATCGGCGCGTTCATTGGACAGCAGTTCGACGGCACAGTGACGCCGCTCGCCGCGGGCTTTGCCGGCGTTGGGCTGATCGGCCTCACGATGGTGTTCATTGCCGAGCGCGGAAAGCTGTTCCACAGCTACAGTGCGCCAATCCCAAATCAGGCGGCGCCCGAGGTGCATTGA
- the grxD gene encoding Grx4 family monothiol glutaredoxin, whose product MSGINDYIDSEVKSNEVVLFMKGTPGFPQCGFSGQVVQILDYLGVDYKGVNVLTSNELRQGIKEYSNWPTIPQLYVKGEFVGGCDIVREMFQSGELQPFLEEKGVGVKGAA is encoded by the coding sequence ATGAGCGGAATCAACGATTACATCGACAGCGAAGTGAAGAGCAACGAAGTCGTGCTTTTCATGAAGGGTACGCCCGGTTTCCCGCAGTGCGGCTTTTCCGGTCAGGTCGTCCAGATTCTGGATTATCTTGGCGTGGACTATAAGGGCGTCAACGTCCTGACCTCGAACGAATTGCGCCAGGGCATCAAGGAATATTCGAACTGGCCGACGATTCCCCAACTCTACGTCAAGGGTGAGTTTGTCGGCGGCTGCGATATTGTACGTGAAATGTTTCAGTCTGGCGAACTTCAGCCCTTCCTCGAAGAAAAAGGGGTAGGCGTCAAAGGCGCCGCCTGA
- a CDS encoding phosphodiester glycosidase family protein → MKRTISLLLVALALAAAAWWMLRMRPETQMAASELPPPCADRQFEGLDFVVCAVDLSRDTMRLALDGSDGRPLQRLDRLPGPFALAMNAGMYHSDFSPVGLYVEDGRELSPLNTADGAGNFFMKPNGVFFIDEEGQPGVLETGAYAAASIHPRFATQSGPMLVVDGDLHARFEPDGSSRYIRNGVGVDEAGRVVLAISREPVSLGRFGRLFRDALGCRNALFFDGGISALYDGSRYIVGGDQPAGPMLVVAPREQAR, encoded by the coding sequence ATGAAACGCACAATTTCGTTATTGCTGGTCGCGCTCGCGCTTGCCGCCGCGGCCTGGTGGATGCTTCGAATGCGCCCCGAAACGCAAATGGCCGCGTCTGAATTGCCGCCGCCCTGCGCGGACCGGCAGTTCGAGGGGCTGGATTTCGTCGTCTGCGCAGTGGACTTGTCACGCGATACAATGCGCCTTGCGCTCGACGGATCGGACGGCAGGCCGTTGCAGCGCCTCGACCGCTTGCCGGGGCCGTTTGCGCTGGCGATGAACGCGGGCATGTATCATTCCGATTTTTCGCCCGTCGGGCTTTATGTCGAGGATGGCCGGGAGCTTTCGCCGCTCAACACCGCCGATGGTGCGGGCAATTTCTTCATGAAGCCGAATGGCGTCTTTTTCATCGACGAGGAGGGCCAGCCGGGTGTGCTTGAAACAGGCGCCTATGCCGCCGCATCCATTCATCCGCGTTTCGCCACCCAGTCCGGCCCGATGCTGGTCGTCGACGGCGACCTGCACGCCCGTTTCGAGCCGGACGGCAGTTCGCGCTACATCCGCAACGGGGTGGGCGTCGATGAGGCGGGAAGGGTCGTGCTGGCGATTTCGCGCGAGCCGGTAAGTCTTGGCCGGTTCGGACGGCTGTTTCGCGATGCGCTCGGCTGCCGCAATGCGCTGTTCTTCGATGGCGGAATTTCGGCGCTCTATGACGGCAGCCGATATATTGTCGGAGGCGATCAACCGGCGGGCCCGATGCTGGTCGTGGCGCCTCGCGAACAGGCGCGGTGA